The genome window CAGCACCGGGGAGAACAGCGCACTGAAGTCCTCGGTGTCGGGGTGTGCCTTAAGGTGGTCCTTGAAGTGTTGGTGACGTGCGTCGCGCAGGCTTTGCAGGTCGGAGGTTTCCAGGACACGCAGGGCACCGGGGCAGCATTTTTCGACGCGCCAGCCGAACTGTTCCTCCATCATGAAACGGTCGAACAGCACGATATCCGGGGCCAACTCGCGAATAAAATCATCGAAACTGCTGTTATTGAGCTCGATGGCGCATTCGGCGATGCCCAATGCAGGCAAGTCGGCCTTGTGCTCGCCGATGGTCGCGGGACTGCTGAAGGTTATGTCCCAACCTTGGGTCAGAAAGCTCTGCAGAATCTGCATCATATGCCCGCCTGCGGCCGAGGAACGCGGCTCCGGCCAGACATAACCAATGACCAGGACTTTGGTGGCAGGCTGATTCATCAACAACAGGTTCCTTGAAGGGCAGGGCGATCGGCGCGCAATTAAACCATAACCGGCGGCATGACAATTTATGTCTGGCGGTAGGTAGCCATCGCACTTTGTGGTTAACTTCCGCCTCTCGAATTCGTTTCATCAAACCCAGCATAAGGATTCTGTTCATGGCTCAAGTCACCCTTCGTGGTAATCCTGTCCAGGTTGAAGGCGAACTGCCGAAAACCGGCTCCACCGCTCCTGAGTTCAGCCTGGTTGCTGTCGACCTGTCGCAGGCTTCCCTGGAAACCTTCGCCGGCAAGCGCAAGGTGCTGAACATCTTCCCAAGCGTTGACACCCCGACCTGCGCGACCTCGGTACGCAAGTTCAACGCCCAGGCCAACGACCTGACCAACACGGTCGTGCTGTGCATTTCCTCTGACCTGCCGTTTGCCCAGAAGCGTTTCTGCGGCACCGAAGGCCTGGACAATGTGCTGAGCCTGTCGGACTTCCGCAACGCCGACTTCGCTGTCGACTACGGTGTTTCCCTCGCCGACGGCCCACTGCAGGGCCTGACTGCCCGCGCCGTGGTGGTGCTGGACGAGAACAACAACGTGCTGCACAGCGAACTGGTTGCGGAAATCGGCCAGGAGCCGAACTACGAAGCAGCCCTGGCTGTTTTGAAGTAACTGTTTCGGTACGTTACTGTCGTTTTGCAGTAACACGCTTGATGCATGATTGCGGCCTGGCCTAGTCCAGGCCGTTTTTATTTGTGCCTCAACTGCTTAGCGAAATAGCGGGCAGACTAAGATCAGAAGTTAAAAGTTGTAAGCCCAAGGTAAATAGCCGGTAAAGGCGCTTTTCTAAATGCGCCCCAGTGCTTATCTTTCAGCCTCCCAAAGAAGAAGCTCTCGCGCCCAATGGTTGATCATTCCATGCAATCCTCCCCCCGTAAGTCCCGCCGCTGGCTGTTCGGCCTGCTTGTGCTGCTGGTTATTGCCGGCCTGTGCTGGAAGTTCTGGCCCGGCAGCCATAAGGATGGCGCCGAAAAGCCTGCGGGCCATGCCGGCAAGACGGGGATGATGCGCCCGGGGTTCGGCGGCTCCGCCGGCCCGGTGCCGGTGCGCGTGGCGCCAGCCGTGCTGGGAGAATTCCCGGTGTACTACAAGGCGCTGGGCACCGTGACCGCGCTCAATACCATCAATGTGCGTAGCCGGGTGGGCGGCGAGCTGGTGAAGATCGCCTTTGAAGAAGGCCAGATGGTCAAGGCCGGCGACCTGCTCGCCGAGATCGACCCGCGCAGCTACCAGAACGCCTTGCTCCAGGCCCAGGGCACGCTGATGCAGAACCAGGCCCAGCTGAAAAACGCCCAGGTCGACGTGCAGCGTTACCGCGACCTGTACGCCCAGGACAGCATCGCCAAGCAGACCCTGGACACCGCCGAAGCATTGGTCCTGCAATACCAGGGCACGGTCAAGACCAACCAGGGCGCAGTGGATGACGCCAAGCTCAACCTCGAATTCACCAGGATCCGTGCGCCGATCAGCGGCCGCGTCGGCCTGCGCCAGGTCGACGTGGGCAACCTGGTGGCGGCCAACGACACCACCTTCCTCGCAGTAATCACCCAGACCCAGCCGATCAGCGTGGCCTTCACCCTGCCGGAAAACACCCTGGAAACCGTGCTCACCCGCTACCACGCCGGCAACAAGCTGCCTGTAGAGGCCTGGGACCGTGGCGACGTGAAGAAACAGGCCACCGGCGTGCTGCAAAGCCTGGACAACCAGATCGACGTCACCACCGGCACCCTGAAATTCAAGGCGCGCTTCGATAACAAGGACCAGGCGCTGTTCCCCAACCAGTTCGTCAATGTGCACCTGCTGGTCGACACCCTGCATAACGTGGTGCTGGCGCCGTCGGCGGCGATCCAGTTCGGCAACACCGGCACCTTTGTCTACGTGCTGGATGGTGACAAGAAGGTCAAGATGCAGCCCCTGGTGGTCGGCGATACCGATGGCGACAACACCGTGATCAAAGAGGGCCTCAAGGCCGGTGACCGCGTGGTACTGGAAGGCACCGACCGCTTGAAGGATGGCAGCGAGATCGAAGTGGTCAACGACAGCAACGAAGTGCCGACCACCCCGACCGAACACCTGCAAGGCAAGCCTGGGGCTAAAGGGGAGACCGGCGTCACCGCCGGCAAGGCGCAAAAGGTCGGTTCATGAACCTGTCGCGGCTGTTTATCCTTCGCCCGGTCGCCACCACGCTGAGCATGCTGGCCATTGTCCTGGCCGGTATCATCGCGTACCGCTTGTTGCCGGTGTCGGCCTTGCCCCAGGTGGATTACCCGACGATCCGGGTAATGACCCTGTACCCCGGCGCCAGCCCGGACGTGATGACCAGTGCGGTCACCGCGCCGCTGGAGCGCCAGTTCGGGCAGATGCCCGGCCTGACGCAGATGGCCTCCACCAGTTCCGGCGGCGCGTCGGTACTGACCCTGCGTTTCAACCTCGACATCAACATGGATGTCGCCGAGCAACAGGTGCAGGCCGCGATCAACGCCGCCACCAACCTGTTGCCCAAGGACCTGCCGGCGCCGCCGGTGTACAACAAGGTCAACCCGGCGGACACTCCGGTGCTGACCCTGGCGATCACCTCCAAGACCATGCTGCTGCCCAAGCTCAATGACCTGGTCGATACGCGCATGGCGCAGAAAATCGCGCAGATCAGCGGCGTTGGCATGGTCAGCATCGCCGGCGGCCAGCGCCAGGCGGTGCGCATCAAGGTCAACCCCGAGGCCCTGGCGGCCAACGGCTTGAACCTGTCCGATGTGCGCACGCTGATCGCTGCGTCCAACGTCAACCAGCCCAAGGGCAATTTCGACGGGCCGACCCGTGTGTCGATGCTCGATGCCAACGATCAGCTAGTCTCGCCCGCGCAATACGCCGAACTGATCCTGGCCTATAACAACGGCGCGCCATTGCGCCTCAAGGACGTGGCACAGATCGTCGACGGCGCCGAAAACGAACGCCTCGCTGCCTGGGCCAATGAAAACCAGGCCGTGCTGCTGAATATCCAGCGCCAGCCGGGGGCCAACGTGATCGAGGTGGTGGACCGCATCAAGGCGCTGCTGCCGAGCATCACCGACAACCTGCCGGCCGGCCTCGACGTGACGGTGCTCACCGACCGCACCCAGACCATCCGCGCCTCGGTCAAAGACGTGCAGCACGAATTGCTCATCGCCATCGCCCTGGTGGTGATGGTGACGTTCCTGTTCCTGCGCCGGGTCAGTGCCACGATCATCCCGTCCATCGCCGTGCCGCTATCCCTGGTGGGCACCTTTGGCGTGATGTACCTGGCCGGATTCTCCATCAACAACCTGACGCTGATGGCGCTGACCATCGCCACGGGGTTCGTGGTGGATGACGCGATCGTGATGCTGGAGAACATTTCGCGCTATATCGAGGAAGGCGAAACGCCGCTGGCCGCGGCGCTCAAGGGCGCCAAGCAGATCGGCTTCACCCTGATTTCCCTGACGCTTTCGTTGATCGCCGTGCTGATCCCGCTGCTGTTCATGGCTGACGTAGTCGGGCGCCTGTTCCGCGAATTCGCCATCACCCTGGCGGTGGCGATCCTGATTTCCCTGGTGGTGTCCCTGACCCTCACGCCGATGATGTGCGCGCGCCTGCTCAAGCGTGAGCCCAAGGAGGAAGAGCAGGGGCGTTTCTACAAGGCCAGCGGTGCCTGGATCGATTGGTTGATCGCGCGTTACGGGAGCATGTTGCAGTGGGTGCTCAAGCACCAGCCGCTGACCCTGCTGGTGGCTATCGCCACCCTGGGACTCACCGTATTCCTGTACCTGGTAGTGCCCAAGGGCTTCTTCCCGGTGCAGGACACCGGCGTGATCCAGGGTATTTCCGAAGCGCCGCAGTCGATTTCCTTCGCCGCCATGAGTCAGCGCCAGCAGGAACTGGCCAAGATCATCCTGGCTGATCCTGCGGTGGAAAGCCTGTCGTCCTATATCGGTGTGGATGGCGACAACGCCACACTCAACAGCGGGCGTTTGTTGATCAACCTCAAGGCCCACGGACAGCGTGACCTGAGCGCAGCCCAGGTGATCACCCGTTTACAGCCGGAGATCGACAAGCTGGTGGGCATCCGCCTGTTCATGCAGCCGGTGCAGGACCTGACCATCGAAGACCGCGTGAGCCGTACCCAGTACCAGTTCAGCATGTCCTCGCCGGACGCCGAGCTGCTGGCGTTGTGGAGCGACAAGCTGGTGCATGCGCTCAGTCAGTTGCCGGAACTCACGGATGTGGCCAGCGATCTGCAGGACAAAGGCCTGCAGGTTTACCTGGTGATCGACCGCGATGCCGCCTCGCGGCTGGGCGTGAGCGTGTCGACCATCACCGATGCGCTGTACGACGCCTTCGGCCAGCGGCAGATTTCCACCATCTACACCCAGGCCAGCCAGTACCGCGTGGTGTTGCAGGCCCAGTCCGGTGAAACCCTGGGGCCTGATGCACTGAACCAGATCCATGTGAAGACCACCGACGGCGGCCAGGTGCGCTTGTCGAGCCTGGCCCACGTGGAACAGCGCCAGGCGCAGTTGGCGATTGCGCATATCGGCCAGTTCCCGGCGGTGATGATGTCGTTCAACCTGGCCCCCGGCGTTGCGTTGGGCAAAGGCGTGGAGCTGATCAACCAGACCCAGAAAGACATCGGCATGCCGGTGGGCGTGCAGACCCAGTTCCAGGGCGCGGCCCAGGCGTTCGAAGCCTCGCTGTCGAGCACCTTGCTGCTGATCCTGGCGGCGGTGGTCACCATGTACATCGTGCTCGGTGTGCTCTACGAGAGTTACATCCACCCGATCACCATTCTCTCGACCTTGCCATCGGCGGCGGTAGGGGCGTTGCTGGCCTTGCTGCTCAGCGGCAATGACCTGGGCATGATCGCGATCATCGGCATCATTCTGTTGATCGGTATCGTCAAGAAGAACGCGATCATGATGATCGACTTCGCCCTCGACGCCGAACGCAACCAGGGCCTCGACCCGCAGACCGCGATCTACCAGGCGGCGCTGCTGCGCTTCCGGCCGATCCTGATGACCACCCTGGCAGCGTTGTTCGGCGCGGTGCCGTTGATGCTGGCCACTGGTTCCGGCGCTGAGTTGCGCCAACCGCTGGGCCTGGTGATGGTCGGCGGGCTGCTGGTGAGCCAGGTGTTGACGCTGTTCACCACCCCGGTGATCTACCTGTACTTCGACCGCCTCGGGCGCCGCTGGCGCAAAGAGCCGCAAAGCCTGGAGCCGGTTGAGTCATGAACCTGTCCGGACCTTTCATCCGCCGGCCGGTCGCGACCATGCTGCTGAGCCTGGCGATCCTGTTGCTCGGCGGCGTCAGCTTCAACCTGCTGCCGGTATCGCCGCTGCCGCAGATCGACTTCCCGGTGATCGTGGTGTCGGCCAGCTTGCCCGGTGCCAGCCCCGAGGTGATGGCGTCTACCGTGGCCACGCCGCTGGAGCGTTCGTTCGGCGCAATTGCCGGCATCACCACCATGAGCAGTTCGTCAAGCCAGGGCTCGACCCGGGTGATCCTGGCGTTCGATTCCGACCGCGACATCAACGGCGCGGCGCGGGAAGTGCAAGCGGCGATCAACGCCTCGCGCAACCTGCTGCCCAGCGGTATGCGCAGCATGCCGACCTACAAGAAGATCAACCCGTCCCAG of Pseudomonas azotoformans contains these proteins:
- the tpx gene encoding thiol peroxidase, whose protein sequence is MAQVTLRGNPVQVEGELPKTGSTAPEFSLVAVDLSQASLETFAGKRKVLNIFPSVDTPTCATSVRKFNAQANDLTNTVVLCISSDLPFAQKRFCGTEGLDNVLSLSDFRNADFAVDYGVSLADGPLQGLTARAVVVLDENNNVLHSELVAEIGQEPNYEAALAVLK
- a CDS encoding MdtA/MuxA family multidrug efflux RND transporter periplasmic adaptor subunit, with the protein product MVDHSMQSSPRKSRRWLFGLLVLLVIAGLCWKFWPGSHKDGAEKPAGHAGKTGMMRPGFGGSAGPVPVRVAPAVLGEFPVYYKALGTVTALNTINVRSRVGGELVKIAFEEGQMVKAGDLLAEIDPRSYQNALLQAQGTLMQNQAQLKNAQVDVQRYRDLYAQDSIAKQTLDTAEALVLQYQGTVKTNQGAVDDAKLNLEFTRIRAPISGRVGLRQVDVGNLVAANDTTFLAVITQTQPISVAFTLPENTLETVLTRYHAGNKLPVEAWDRGDVKKQATGVLQSLDNQIDVTTGTLKFKARFDNKDQALFPNQFVNVHLLVDTLHNVVLAPSAAIQFGNTGTFVYVLDGDKKVKMQPLVVGDTDGDNTVIKEGLKAGDRVVLEGTDRLKDGSEIEVVNDSNEVPTTPTEHLQGKPGAKGETGVTAGKAQKVGS
- a CDS encoding MdtB/MuxB family multidrug efflux RND transporter permease subunit, yielding MNLSRLFILRPVATTLSMLAIVLAGIIAYRLLPVSALPQVDYPTIRVMTLYPGASPDVMTSAVTAPLERQFGQMPGLTQMASTSSGGASVLTLRFNLDINMDVAEQQVQAAINAATNLLPKDLPAPPVYNKVNPADTPVLTLAITSKTMLLPKLNDLVDTRMAQKIAQISGVGMVSIAGGQRQAVRIKVNPEALAANGLNLSDVRTLIAASNVNQPKGNFDGPTRVSMLDANDQLVSPAQYAELILAYNNGAPLRLKDVAQIVDGAENERLAAWANENQAVLLNIQRQPGANVIEVVDRIKALLPSITDNLPAGLDVTVLTDRTQTIRASVKDVQHELLIAIALVVMVTFLFLRRVSATIIPSIAVPLSLVGTFGVMYLAGFSINNLTLMALTIATGFVVDDAIVMLENISRYIEEGETPLAAALKGAKQIGFTLISLTLSLIAVLIPLLFMADVVGRLFREFAITLAVAILISLVVSLTLTPMMCARLLKREPKEEEQGRFYKASGAWIDWLIARYGSMLQWVLKHQPLTLLVAIATLGLTVFLYLVVPKGFFPVQDTGVIQGISEAPQSISFAAMSQRQQELAKIILADPAVESLSSYIGVDGDNATLNSGRLLINLKAHGQRDLSAAQVITRLQPEIDKLVGIRLFMQPVQDLTIEDRVSRTQYQFSMSSPDAELLALWSDKLVHALSQLPELTDVASDLQDKGLQVYLVIDRDAASRLGVSVSTITDALYDAFGQRQISTIYTQASQYRVVLQAQSGETLGPDALNQIHVKTTDGGQVRLSSLAHVEQRQAQLAIAHIGQFPAVMMSFNLAPGVALGKGVELINQTQKDIGMPVGVQTQFQGAAQAFEASLSSTLLLILAAVVTMYIVLGVLYESYIHPITILSTLPSAAVGALLALLLSGNDLGMIAIIGIILLIGIVKKNAIMMIDFALDAERNQGLDPQTAIYQAALLRFRPILMTTLAALFGAVPLMLATGSGAELRQPLGLVMVGGLLVSQVLTLFTTPVIYLYFDRLGRRWRKEPQSLEPVES